In one Lycium barbarum isolate Lr01 chromosome 7, ASM1917538v2, whole genome shotgun sequence genomic region, the following are encoded:
- the LOC132604120 gene encoding NEDD8-conjugating enzyme Ubc12-like → MIRLFKVKEKQRELAENANGKPPVKKQSAGELRLHKDISELNLPETCSISFPNGKDDLMNFEVTIRPDEGYYIGGTFVFSFHISPMYPHEAPKVKCKTKVYHPNIDLEGNVCLNILREDWKPVLNINTIIYGLYHLFTEPNHEDPLNHDAADVLRDNPKMFASNVRRAMSGGYVAQTFFQRCT, encoded by the exons ATGATTAGGTTATTTAAAGTAAAGGAAAAACAGAGAGAGCTTGCTGAAAATGCTAATGGAAAGCCACCAGTTAAGAAACAAAGTGCAGGAGAGTTGCGTCTTCATAAAG ATATCAGTGAACTAAATCTACCCGAAACGTGTAGCATATCATTCCCTAATGGAAAAGATGACCTCATGAACTTTGAAGTGACCATTCGGCCTGATGAAGGATATTATAT AGGTGGAACTTTTGTCTTCTCTTTCCATATTTCTCCTATGTATCCTCATGAGGCTCCAAAGGTCAAGTGCAAGACCAAG GTTTATCACCCGAATATCGACTTGGAAGGAAATGTGTGTCTCAACATTCTTCGAGAAGACTGGAAACCTGTGCTCAACATCAACACAATAATATATGGCTTATATCATCTGTTCACG GAACCAAATCATGAGGATCCCCTCAATCATGACGCGGCTGATGTCTTGAGAGACAACCCGAAGATGTTCGCGTCCAATGTTAGAAGGGCAATGTCCGGAGGATATGTAGCGCAAACGTTCTTCCAACGCTGCACCTAG